TATACCCGACAATAAAAGGGTATCCGTATAACGCACAATATTCTGGGCGATCAAAATGTACAATATCATCTCCCACCGCCAGCAACATATCGACATGGTGCGGAATCCCCCATTTTGTCTTAAGCTCCGCAATCACCGCTTCATCCATAATAGAGGAAACAGGCTCCGATCCCTCTCCGCCTGTTAAAATCAGTCCATAACTTCCCTCAAGGAGGCAATATTTCGGCCACTGTTGGAACCCTCTCATCCTCCGCCATCTCTACTCCTCCGGGGGCAAGAGCTTCATTTTCCGGTACCGGAACTTCGGCAAATCTGTCAGCACGGGAAGAAGTACCAGCCATTTGTCTCGATTGAACAGAGTGAATGAGCAGGGAGAAGTAAGAGGGAAGACGGTGATGTCAATTTCCGACCAATAGGAGAGTGAACTAAAGATCTGAAGTATCAGAGAAGGCAAAGACTCGTAAAATTCCTTTGATAGATCGAAATGTGTGGAAATAGAATGGTGTTTTCCCCTATTTATAAGAACATAAATGCCCCGAGCGGAAAACCCGAGAGTCGCCAATCAAAACTGATAGGGCACAAGAAACGGTTCAATCCGTAAGGAACGTGTGTCATGATGATAGTGGCCACAAACGACGTTTCGGATCAATAAAACGGTTCAACTCCGAACGGATGTGACGATCCAAGGGTATCATTAAAGCGTCACGCCATTGCCTCGATCTAAAAACCTTGTTCAAGGCGTAAACATTCAGATTTCTCCTTTCGAATCGACAGAGTCCACCCGTCGTACCAGCTAAGAGTAGACCTCGAgggacggagggactaactgtatgggtcaaaatctgatcgTAGTGGTCGCCCCCAATAGGGATGATGGGAGGTCGACCAAGCTGGGATCCTGCCCAGGTGATGAAATAGCAAAGAACACCTTGGCCATCCTCGGAATTAAGTCATCAAAAACATGTTGGTCAAAGACCATTGAATAAAAGTCCtaggatatatatatatggcaGGTAAGCTCggaaaaggggggggggatttttagaaaggaaaaacagagagaagaagaggaaaaaagaggAATCTCTCACGGATGAACAGTTGCTTCgctttttcctctttactcttTCACTTACAATTCTTTTTCGCTCCAGATGTAAGCCCATTTCTCGTATTTGAttaaagattatgacatcaataaATCTGATACGTTCCTACCTTTCGTTATTTCCCGCTGTGTATGTTTGGATATGAAGTTAATTATGCTTGGTTAagatttactttttttttattgattttgaaGTTGGCAAAAGTGGTCTTAAACTTTTTGTTCAAACAACCATGTCCGTAATGTTTACATAGCAACCATGTACATGGGTATTTTCGTCCGGACAGGTAAAAATTTATTAAGCACTAGCTAAAGAGTAAATACATTTTAAACACCGGAAAAAGAGTAAAAACATCTCTAATTAGTAGCTAACCGTGCACTTCCTTGAATTTGACCTAACAAGTTCAATTTGAGATGACCCATCAAGCTCTCACTTTACATAGTTTTCACGTGGTGATACTAACAAAAATTATGTTCTTGATCCGATCTAATGCCCAATGTCTTTCATTATCTTCTTTAAGTGATAATCTCTGTCTTTTTTAAGTGATACAATATGGATATTATGTAATAGCAACCTACTTAGTATTTTTGGaaccaattttttatttttagacatattaAATTTTTGTGATATATAAACATAGTCAAGTTTCTTTTtcataagaaaaaataattttatgacCTTGATACAATAAGCTCAAATTAGGTAACCAGtaagaataatttttttttttaaatcttagggcgatagaaagaaaaaaaaggtcaaTCACACTAATCTAAGTCAagatattatttttataatttatagGTATACTATAATAAAAACACAAAAATGTAacataaaatattaatatattttaatCTTCATAAGTGTATTTTATGTtgaaaaaaattataattaattttttgaaaaacttggttatttccttttattctttaaaaaataaaggCTAGTAACCTCAAGAGGAACTTTCGTCGAAACGGTGGCGTATAAGAAGACATTATCTGGAAAGAAAACGCTTCTCAAACGGCCACAAGCTCATTCCTATCTCCTACCATTGCTGCAATGGCGTCGTTGTTAATTGGCTCGCTCCCTATGGCCTCAAAATCCATGGTGCCCATCTCTCCTAATTTATCCTTTTCGCACTCTCACTCCATCGCCGGAACTGTCACAATTGCCGCAACGCCTTCATCTTTTTCTGCGAATTCCTCCAGCCTCCCACTGAGTATGACCAATTATCTAAATTTAAAGCTAACAATTGCAGAACTCTACTTAATATCCAgggttattttttttaaatttctctCTGATACTTTTGACAGTTTACTGCGGGAGAGGGGACAAGAAGACTGCCAAAGGCAAGCGATTCAATCACTCCTTTGGGAATGTAAGTTTTCCGTAGTCGAATTTTCACTTTttcttaattttgttttgtttaggTATTTCAGTTTTTGATTTCTAAATATTTGTGCCTGCTACTGGCTATAAAATGGTGCAGGCAAGGCCAAGGAACAAGAAGAAGGGAAGAGGACCACCTAGGGTTGTGGCGCCTCCAGCTGCTCCAAAGAGAGATCCATTTGATGATGGCCAGGTCATTAAAATTGAGATTAATGAATGATCTGACTCCTCCTTTTCTGGTTTGAGTAGTCCTCTGTGCAAGTAATTTTTTCAGTTCTATGTAGCTTTGTGATATACTACATTTTGTTTATTTATGTCAGTTTGCAAATTATATTGTCAGCTGCCTTGAATTGAGGTTCCTAGTTTATGTTATCATTTCTCTAGGCTGCTTGAATGCTCTTATCTTCTGTTAAGATATGTATGATGGAGAAACAACACACAAGTATTAAGacgaaaagatagaaaaaagaaAGGATGAATCAGGTAAAATACAATGGGCTTGTAACGATTTTAGGCAAGTAACCATCTTAAAATTTTGAAATATGAAGGGGGTTAAGGTTTCAGTAAATAATCAACTGTTCAGTTGAGGTTGAACCAGTGACAGTTTGATGCCAAACAATGGTTAAAGATGTAGATGAGTAGAACCATTCACtcataatctttccttgcctTGGCAAGATATCCTTTGCTGGCCATTGGGGATTTCGGGGTTATCAGATAAAGGATAGAGGTGTGTCTTCCATTAGGATTCTAAGTGACATATAGCTGCTTTTTATTAGTGCAGCTGCTATTCCTTGTGGAAGAACATTCATAAggattatatttttctttcttgaagTTTCTTTACTTCAGAATTTGTTTGCAAAGACGGTCAGATTATTATTTACGTTTGCATATCACCAATAAATTGATAAGAGGGTATAgcatatctttctttgttttggaTCCATTGACTTCATAACAATAGTAAGGTGGCAATTTTGCTCAATTTTCTAAACAGAATCCTCTAGTGTATCTTACTGATATTTCCCAGGATAGATTCTATTTGCAATTCCCTAGTGAGGCTACCCTGTTCATGCCCCATGCTAATAGATGACCTTACAATGCCCTTGTTGGTCAATAACCAGTCCACTTAGAGATTACGTCAAAACCATTTCTTCTGTTACTAGCAATTAGGTTGGTCCTCTGGGCAGCAACTGGACAATTGCAAATTATGTAATGATCGAGCTTTCTATCAGACTGTCTTCTTGGTCGCGGAGCCCTTCTTGACTAGTAACGATACATGAAGgggaattttttttgaaaacattgtTTCTCCATTATATAGTGCCTgctggttttttttttttaaattaggtCTTATGTCAAATAGGATAACTGAAAAACAAAAAGGATTGTCAGTCCTGAACCATGGAGGTATAAGGTAAGGCCTACAGGGAGGGCGTAGAAGAAATTGAAATTCACTTGTAGAAGCTAACAATTACCCCTCTTCAGCATGGACAAATTAGTTTTCAACTGCAACTGCTCAACATTTTCATAGCTCTTTTCGGTCCCTTGAGTACTGTTAATGAGTCCCTTTGACTCGCATTATTAACGGGTCAAATTAGTGAGTCTAGATTAGTGCAAAGATCTGGAAGATCAGATTTATTGCTTTCAACAATCGCCCATGCATCAAATCAAAGCCAACTCTAGAAGGAGCTATGGCACGGTTACATGTTGGGGAGCCTAGCTCCATTATATCAAATTAAAACCAAGCCGAGAAGGAGCCGTGTCGAGCATGGCACATTGAGGACCTAAGTCAGAGCGGTCTGGAGAGGGTTCAAGGAATTCAATTAAACCTATTACTTTCTACTCGGATCACTTACACctgcaacaacaacagcaacaacaactcagtataatcccacttagtggtgtgtacgcagaccttacccctaccctagggtagagagactgtttttccaaatagacccccggcatccttccctccaagaacatcccatcttgctcttggggagactcgaactcacaacctctcggttggaagtaagcaacccctcttgtcttgaTCACTTGCacctgcaaaaagaaaatttagttaAAAAATTGTAAGTATGTAATGGATCATATTCTTTCCGAACTCATTGATTCTAAATTTATGGATTCACCTGTGCTTAACCCAACCCTCAATCCTCTGTGTATCTACTCTAAACAGAGCTCTCGCATGGACCAATTATTCCAACTGCAGAGTGCCTTGACAGTCCCGTTCGCTTAGACATGTCGTAGAAAGCTACGATCATATTGTTGTCACTATGACAATTTTTAGTCACAATGATAACTTTTAATGTTTcgttattaaaataattataggGGTTGGCCTTCTTCAGAAAATACATGTGCAACATCAACATCTTCTCTCACTCTTAACAACTTTTAATTATCTGTTTTCCTCTTGGATTATACGATTTTGTTAAACGCGAACAATTTAAAAAGTTTATCTTACTCATCAAGTATTTTCATGTAATTCGTCGAGCATTTGTAGGCTTGATAGGGAATCAATAGACCGTAACATCCCAGTGCTTGCACAAAAAGCAAGAGCATAAAAATTTACGGAAAATGGTCAAATATATCCCTCTGCTATTATTTATTATTCAAATGTATCCTCCGTTATACTATCCGACCAAATATACCCTTACCGTTAGGGAAAGTTTTATATTTGCCCTTATTTTAACGGATCGGACACGTGGAGGCTTTAAAATAGAATCCTCAACCCGTTCCATAAAAACCCAAACCCATAAAAATAACCCATAACCCGGCCTGACCTCCCCCTTCCCCGATTTGAACTTGAAGCTTCAAGTAAGCTTTAATGGAGTTTcaactttcttctttaaattttctGCGTCAAAATCATTTGATACTCACGTTTCAAGCTCCAAACATCAGTTCCCCAGCAGTTTTAAGCATTAATTTGGTCGTCATTTAAAGATCAAAACCCCCAGATTCGAAGCTTTGAAGAATGCTTCCAATGGAGTCTTTAACTCTCTTTCTAGTTCCAAGTTATCTCCAGAGTAGCTAATCATGATTTTATAGCTCAAGATGTTAAGGTCAGATGTTTTGAAGATTAAAGATTAGCTCCAAATCAAGTCCGGACAACAAATAACtcctaattattttttaaaaattcaagCTTTAAACCCAACAAACCAAGGTAAGGGTGTTCTTCAAAAGTTCTACTCCTGATATTTGTGAATTTTCATCTCCACAAACACACAATCAACTGAATTTAATTACCAATAAATAATAACATATATTTTTAACCTCAAAtttaaatacttttttttttccagCCATAACTTCGATCTCCAAACTAACCTAGCACTAGGTGCTTGTAATGTTCACTTCACTTTCCACCCAACAGCCGCCAAATGATTCAAGCACAATCAATAGAATCTAATCAGATTTTAGGAACAAACAAACAAGCTTCGAAATAAATGTTCTCTAACTCTGGGCACATGGGTATTATCTTTGACTTTAAATTATTGTGTTTCATAGGCACCCAGATAAAGCTTATTAGAATTTTTAGAAATACTTGTCTCATCTCCCATCTTTACATCGCCTTCAGAGTTGGCCTTCTCGGTGGGAGAAGTGGGATGTAATGTGATTTAGGATGTTTTGATAGGAAGGGGAGGTCGAATCGGGTCATGTGTTAGTATAATATATGGTTGGCTTTTTATCGAACGGGTTGGGGCTTCTATTTTAAAGCCTTCACGTGTTCGATCCGTTAAAATAAGGGCAAATATAATACTTTCCCTAATGGTAAGGGTATATTTGGTTGGATAGTATAAAGAAGGATatatttaaacaataaataatagtAGAGGGATATATTTGACCCTTTTCCGAAAAATTTAAGCATCGCTGGTAAGACACTAAGACTGAGAATTCATTTTTCGCAGCAGAATTAGGCCAAAGTTATGGTTGGAGAAAATGTAGGTTTTCATATCGAAGACATGATAAACCATCTTTAGAAGTCAGATCTGTAGAGATAATCGTTTTTAGAAAAAAGATTGACGGAAGTACTTGAAGTTGCAGCAGAATGTCAACAGGACACTTCTGGTAATTCTAGTGAGCATAAACATTGGATGACAACCGTGTTAAAAAGGGAAATACTAAATTTAAATGAGCCAAAATCAAAACCATTTAGCCGTATACTCCCTTCTACAATCTCAGTCAAATTGGTTTCATCCAACTATAAATCAGTTGTTCTGTAGAAAGCATCCACAGCATGCAGCTTTCCGGTCCTGTTtcccacattattttcttttgtttgaaaACTAACTTGTTGATTCTCCCCTGCAAACCATGATCTGCTAATTACATTACTTGGTTGGACTAGCTCATGATTTCCTTCGTTGGTTTCAGTTATAACCAAAGTCAACACTAAAGCCACTAATTAACCTATATTGCGTAGCTTGGTAAGTACTTAACTGTGGCCCCCGCCATCTAGCCAACAACCTTGATGGCGAGATCTCTAGTTATTCAAAAAGCTTCTATCTACCCTATAGAATAGTTCATCCTAAGAAGTACTACTTACAATTCCATGAAACGAATCAAACATATGGATCTCCATGGCCATGTCTAGTTACAATCTGAAGGATCATAAGCACTGTAGTCAATgatatgtttcaaattttgttttcttttataagGAAGTAGTTTCTGGTATTGACTAGAGGTGGAGCTACATAAAAGATCTTTCAGAAGATGAGCTTTCTTATGTTTTCTGAAACAGCCAGCCTAGCTGACAGAGTGTAGAAAAAGAATCATCTTCACCGACAATGAAAGTGACCaggaaaagaaaattgctcaGGCGACGATGAGGATGAAACAAGAAGAGAGTAACACACAGCGGCATATGGATCCCAAGTTCACTTGAACAATCCAATACAGAGGTAAATGAAAGCTGAAAGTTAACTACTAGAAGCTGAATAGCAAGTGCTTCCCAAGTGAATTATCGACATACCACAATTTAGTTCACTGGTTTAGCGTTAGTAGCAGATATATGTTTATAATAAGTGAGAACCCACGAAAGGAGGAAAAGAAGATACACCTCTAAGTGGAAGGCCATCTCGAAATACTAGCATGATCATCAATTAATTTGGTAGAGGACTATCAAGAGATCAAAAATACCAGCCATATAGTGCTGCTGGATGGATTATCTACttaattagatgaagaagttCTATCCTAGAGAAGCCCGAGTTTCAGTAATAGCAGAGCAGAAGACAAAGCTAGAAGGACAATCTTGAGAGGTATTTCATGGCATATTAAAAGAGGTATCCACCTTCCCACTAATCTCATACCGATCAGCTCATTCTATGATGATTTCAAACGTTCATATGATTATTCCAACAGGTGTACTCACTGCCTGCATTATCATTATAAACGGGCATAAAGCAAAATACGTAAACTCCAGCAGCTGCAAATAGATAAATACGGCAGAGTAGTTCACACCTTTATAGTTGAATACAGATTCAAACAGAGTAATTACATCTTTCTATGCACACTGGACATGGTCAAAATAGAGAAAATAGTTTCTCCTGTAAAAAAAATTAGAGGATATATACCTAATTAGAAGCTGTGAAATTTATTCCCGGCTATCGTAGTCGAGAATCTCGTCATCAGTGACAGACCTAGAGTGCTGCACTATGGACCGTCCGATCGAATTGATCCAATCCTCCTTCTCCTTCTCTGAATCAGCGATGAAATACATGGTATCCCTGCCAGTGGAAAGCTCAAAGGCAAACTGCTTATTGAGAACATCTTCGGCGCCCTTAACAGTGAGACAATTGGCCACCGGAATCACTCCACGCGGCCGTGATCCGCGCGTGACGTTAGCTTCCTTGAACCAGAACAGCTTCCCCTGTTTCAACACGAACCACCTGCGACGCCACGTCTTTATGTACTCCCCTTGTTTTGTGAGCCAGCCGGCGCGTTCAGGGTTGGACCAAAGTTCTACGCCGTCGTTTGATTGGGCTGCGCCCATAGCCGCTCGCCATAGGCTTTCCATGGCGATGAAAGCGAAGGAGAAAAATTGGAGGGGAGAGAGGCAGAAAAAGGAGCATAAGACAAGTCACACGTGGTTGATGTGTAATAATTCTCGtttctatttctttctttttttgggaTTAAATTTAGGATGTTTTATTTGACCTGTCATTGTAATAATTGTGCTTCATGTTAATCGGCATGTACAGCTTCAAAAGAAGCAGGTACTACAACTCAATTGAATTCACCACTTTACTTATCCAATATTTAATATCTGTGCAAAATTGGTGTTCCTTGATTATCCTTGTTATGGATTAATAATATGCGAGTTGGAGTTAGGATATGGTTTTAAACCTTCACTTAACAATTGAATTGCTCTGTTTATTTCAATTTAGATGATGTAATTTGTTCGGATACAAAGTTAaacgaaaaaaaaattgaaactctgTGTGCGGTGAAAACCGGGGAACCGATTTCCCCTGATATAATGCTTCGGAGAGTGACCCCGAAAACACGGGATCTCGGGTCGGTCGCTTCCCTCGAAACCTGTCGACGCCCTGCCAAGAATAAACATCGGTTGAGACCCCGACGAGCGCAAGAATTCCCCGAGGAATGCACCCGGGGtcgatcaaatctatccaagcgGCTCGACGCCAGCCCTCTTACGACGTAAAACTAACGGGTTGTCACATCTCATTCTTTTTTGTCATGCTAAGTAtttttgtactaagtttgggcgcCCCTTTCTATAAAAAGGGGGTCACCAACACCTTGTAAAGAAGAGCTCCAACTATTTTCTAGAAGTGCAATAAtatattctctctctctctctctgtgttATCTTCTAAGATGTtcattctcactggcccgaggtcgCCCTAGCATTTATCGCTTTCCTACTTGTTCTTCACCATATCGCCTAATACTGGAAATATAGAGCCTTGCTTAATCATACctctaactgttatcccatccccggccATCCTCGATAGTCCGAGATCGATACCAacgccgaccccgaggtcccctcGACCATCTCCGAGCTCGGGCAACAggcccctttggtttgattatTACCTCGCCTTAACTCGTATTTTATCTTTATACTTCACGctcttagcattaactgctttaacaactaactcgggaatagatcacgtatttttagagtcccatttacaaatttatttgttgttaccattttcacggtaaacagtttggcgcccaccgtagggctaaaaataatagtgattattttcttgctggtttcgtcacacaaacacacattatctttcacactttttcttgcccaaagATCCGCTCTTTCAGGGCATGACGCCTGACTCAGCCGGTGAGATGGGAAACCGAGACTTCAAAAGCGACGGGGAAGTGGACACGACCAACCCAGAGTCCGGCGCGCCCCGGGTTCAAACCGAGCAAAATGGAAGGATCCCCATCATAGTGTCCATATGATTATCGGAGGAACTAACGATCGCCAAAGACCCGTATCCAAACGAACGAAAACATCCGCTACAGAAGAGGGACCAGCCCGAAAACGCTTATCCAAAGAAACCCTCATATTCGCCGAAGAAGACCTCGAAACCATGGGGGGAACCGCATAACGGTGCGCTGGTGATCTCATTTCTCTTAAACGACACAAGGATAAAGCGTGTGCTTGTAGACCCAGGCAGTTCGGCTAACATAATCAGGTCAGAAGTAGTAGAACAACTGGGGCTGCTCAATCAAATTGTCCTCATCCCTCGAGTCCTCCACTATTTCAACATGGTCGGAGAAGAGACGAAaggagagatcaccctcccgATCATCACATCTGGCACAACCCAGAGCACCGAGTTTCAGGTCATCGACGgcaacatgaggtacaatgccttgcttggcaggccgtggatacacaacaTAAGGGCAGTACCCTCGACCTTGCATCAGGTAATAAAGTTTCCCACAAGGGATAGCATCACGACAATACACGGAGAACAGCGGGcagcaagggaaatgttcgcggtcCACCATGAGACGCCAACCCCCATACACTCGGCCTCAAACGAGGGGAGAAGCATGCAGACTCTGGGAGACGACGAGGAAAATTTCTTCGCCCCCCAAACTTTCGTCGCCCCGAAGAATCAGATGCGACCAAGTCAACAGTCGAAGAGCTAGAGCAGACTGTTCTGATCGATAGCCTCCTGGATcgcaaggtatacctgggaacagggttgacccccgaactcaggacagggtttattcaatttcttagtaacaatatcgactgttttgcctggtcccacctagatatgacaggtatcccaccGGAGATAACCTCCCACCGGCTGAGCGTCGATCCCAAATTCAAACCCGTTAAACAGAAGAGGAGACCGCAATCCGAGGTACAACACGCCTTCATCAAAGAGGAGgtaacaaaacttcttaaaatcggatccattagggaggtaaaatatcccgaatggctagctaacgtagtggtagtaccaaaaaggggaataagctaagaatgtgcatagattatgaagatttaaacaaagcatgccccaaagattccttcCCGCTGCCTAATATCGATCATCTGATAGATGCCACGACCGACCACGAGACCCTCACCTTCCTCGATGCTTACTCGGGGTACAACCAGatccagatgaaccccgaggatagggaaaaTACGTCGTTTATCACGAAATATAGTACGTATTGCTATAACGTGATGCCCTCCGGGCTGAAAAATGCAGGTGCaacataccaacgcctagttaataaaatgttcgagcagcaaataggtaaatcgatggaagtatacattgatgatatgctagttaaatCCCTGTGCGCAGAGGACCATATGACCCATTTGTAGgaaactttcaacatcctcaaaagctacaacatgaagctcaatcccGAAAAGTGTGCCTTCGGGGTGGGCTCGGGCAAATTCCTAGGTTTCATGGTCTTaaacagggggatcgagatcaaccccgacaaaataagGGCCATCGAAGAAATTGCAGTAGTGAACAACGTGAAAGCCGTCCAACGGCTGACTGGGCGGATCGCGGccctgggcagattcatatcaaggtcgtcGGACAAAAGCCACCACTTCTTTgccctactcaaaagaaagagcaatttcgaatggactccggaatgccaacaCGCCCTGGAAGAACTGAAACGTTACTTGTCTAGCCCGCCTCTGCTGCACACACCCAAGGAAGATGAAACGTTGTACCTATACCTGGCCGTGTCCGAAATAGCGGTGATCGGTGTATtagtccgagaagaacaaggtatgtcgcacctcctttttaccgcgcccgcgggggcgcgtggggagttctctccaattaaaggacagtcgaaacgggatttatttaattatttaagagtcgccacctgggaattttaaggcgtcccaagtcaccaatttcaatccctgaatcgaggagaatatgactctgtttattattctgcgaaccagaaatcctgagtaaggaattctgttaatccggaagaaggtgttaggcatttccgaattccgtggttctagcacggtcgcttaactgtttttattattggcttaattatcttgattttattaaatatattgatgttacatgattttactaccgcttatacttattgtgattgaggacccttctttgaatcgaattacgcgtacgtatattcgtgttataaatttaaaaatgcggaattgtgtcacgcgtacgtgtacacgataacttttggtaatatatttattaaacaatcattttttcaaaattgtgtcgaatcaagaatatttgtttttcttaaatagtgaaccgtacatctcgggtttttatgaaattgatttaacgcctttggaaaaatccttttattaaatattcgctcgaaattgcgcgtacgcataatccgaatttttgcttttaaaaatataatcagggtacgcgaacgtatccctaattgcgcaaaatatttgtaacgatattagggatttttccacaaattgtttattatattataaaaaatcttcatttaagataccctttaattcttgaaaaaaaattcacaatttattgaatgttgcccgttgattataatttccgcatataacatgttcatccaagactattcaaattcaaaataaagaataagaacatgattaatactattcttcacaaatacaacatatatatctatatgcccaataatgaattgtatatgaaactaaaaatgatttataaagggaagaatatttttttcaagaacttttattatttctatttagtgcaagtcctatttctaattgtcgttgataaaaagtgttgcaatttgtatatctcatcttattctcatatacttgcttttaatctaataggcctaattatttatttaggatggtaaataggcatcaaattgataataaagggaattattgtacaaattgattaacaacattgccttacatgccacatatttgtatgtcttgaaacattcgtagcactttaacatcataatgagccataacaactcaacttaccatccactgatggttctatagatacctgctatcttatacatgaaaataataccaacaccattttaccttatttaacaatagatattactactgtagttttcttgatacttCTACATTACTttcttacttagctaacaacaaaattaaataatgaccaacattcatgccatattccctactttgacaattcaaatataactatactaatgagatttcgaaatggataatattattacaaacttttacacgaatttcaaaataagatgattaactaatagccatagtgttgaattcactactagttaaccaacatgaaataaaacagaaatttaaactaaaggacttagatgagtaaaaagcaaaattataactccaaacttcatttatttgccgtgttgaagcttttcacaacCTGAGTTTAAAaggtatgtacctggaaatggaggtagaagaagtaaatttcagcagtagcagcagtaacaaaatcagcagaatataccaataaca
This sequence is a window from Nicotiana sylvestris chromosome 3, ASM39365v2, whole genome shotgun sequence. Protein-coding genes within it:
- the LOC104229391 gene encoding small ribosomal subunit protein bTHXc is translated as MASLLIGSLPMASKSMVPISPNLSFSHSHSIAGTVTIAATPSSFSANSSSLPLIYCGRGDKKTAKGKRFNHSFGNARPRNKKKGRGPPRVVAPPAAPKRDPFDDGQVIKIEINE